The genomic DNA CATCACAATGGTTTTGTTTCAAACTGAAACCACAAGGGGAAAAAATCATACCGGAAGCAACAAAAATGAAACATCTAAAGACTTATTCAAAACCTAAACTGCCCAATTAATCATTACGTGAGAAAACAATTGCTATCTCATGCTGTTCATTTGTCACAGCAGACATTTTTAACCAaatgaagacattaaaaaaaggtatttgtaGACACATTCATCTACTTGAGTTCCCTCATATATTTCCCTTGTATCCCTTGGATATCTCATGCATGTTCAAAACTTCCAGGGGCATTCACAAGGGGGAGCAATTTTGTCGCTGCCCTCCTTTTGACGTACcttttttgtgttgtgttctgTATTGTGAGGATATAAAACTAGCAAGTACCCAGCAagaaacaattaacacaatgtcACCTATAATTATAATGATCCTACCGTGAATATTGGTCATTATGAAAGAAGATAGCAGCCACTCATGTTTTAATTGTGCTGTCCTTGGTTTTGTTAACTGCAGTGGCATtttattgcttcagtaaaataattgcagatgcttTTTTTTAAGCTTCCCCCTACTTCCGAGTATCTTGGCAATCACGAATGAATACCTACCTATCAGTCAGGTGGTTTTAATATGTGCAGTTGTTCCAGCAGTGCACAGGTTCTTTCCAAGTGATTTCATCTGCAGTGCTAGATCACAATCAGTCTCTGACTACTTGGACCTTTTATCTACCCAATAACTCTCTATAAAGATTGTGTTTAATTTACCATGAACTCATATAAATAGCTGACTCTGGTACTTAATCAGAAATGTATCATTCATAAAATGAAGGATGTTGATTACAGTCCAGCAGCTGTGTGTCGTAAATTATGCAAAAATATAGGTTAAACTGATGCATATGTTAGCATTTTTCAAGGCAAAAATAGTACTTCTTTGAGTACATTTTTAGAGCTGATGTTAATGAAATATGTGAACGATCTATGTTTTCTggtattttattgattttcttttaaatattttagatttatagattttcttttttaccGATTTATAATGTTATCTTATAATGGAGGTAATTTGTATACTTGAGCATATTCGATTTACATAAAACCTGTGTAAGTTTCACAAACTAGTTTAATAAGTTTCCAGTGCTTAGACATTAGCACAGATTTATAAAATAGGCAATTACAAAGATCTCTTATCCCACATGGTACTTCGGTCCAAACATGGATTTGGATAAATTATTTAATTGCTATATTCAACTTTACTGTTAAAAATGTGctaaatatcaaacaatttataCCTTGTAGAAAACAATAGAAGGCCCTATTTTGAAACATGTGCAAAAGCACATTTTCTGAAGGTAATAATGCCATTTTAACAGTATACAGGCACAAAATTGGAAGAGTTTAATGCTTACTGTACAGTTACAATGGTTTTATTCTATTCATCTTTTGCCTTGCACCAGTCACTATAAGGATGCTTGGCTGAGTCTAGTTTTTGACCTGCGAGGTGCAAGTGGTCaggaatactgtatttataccGTGGCCATACTCCTTCAGATTTCCTTTATGTCAAGCTATACTGTGAATAACTGTATTTATCTGCATATTTTTCATATGCAGAGAGacccttttaatatcacttcaaatgGACTGAGAGAAAAATGGTCACCCAGTGTCCGAGTACTGGATAGTGAATATGTGTTTAAGAGTGGATCCATGACAAGATGGAAAAGGAACTTATGGGTTTGCAATCCAACAATATCAACTCCTAAGAACGTTTACGTGAAAGCCCTGAAATGGCATATCTGTCTGCCAGTTCGTTTACAGCATTTATTTGACTATACAAACAAATCCACACTCATGCCTATACCTTACAACAAGTAGACAGGCACAAAGTCCCAACACATGCTAGTTATCTTTTTATAGTGGTGTTGGTGGCAGTAATTGAAACAGCAATTAATATGATACTCACCAAGCAAATGAACATTAGTATACAGTGATTCATAATTGTAATTTGTTTGTTTCCTTTTCCTTCCTGAGAGAATTATAGATAGCAGGTACCGGCACAGTGACTTTGTGGTCTTCTCCAGAAAAATCTGCAAGTGAGAGGCGTGAAGGGAAAACAATGAAGACCAAAATTatagtccacagtaaacataaagggatCATAGATACATTAAGAGGGAGATTGAAccctgtaaaagcacatgtaaagaGTGCAAATAcattggtaaagataaaagtggaatcgcaaataaataaataaataaataaataaatcagtcttAATACAGGATAGCAAAGGATAGCAATCGTGTATGTGGTATATTTAcgataaaatgtaataaaataaaatatgtaggagagacaagTACataattatataaaagaatatagaaccacctatcaaacataagaaatacaaaagtaaattaaCCAATAGGTCAGCATTTTACAAGGAAAAGACACACCATGGATCacctaaagtttgtggttttagaaaaaataaaattagataatgtacagtatagaagaataaaagaaaataaatggataaataaaccatgatgcctgaaggtttaaatagaaaggaacagtaggtCATTACATCACTAGCTATATAGTGAattacatcacaaagacattaaatTCAAAGAGAAATAAATCAATGGTTACCATGGTGTAACAGGGAGAGGTCTGTGTTggctgtctggcgcatgcatggttctgcaggaagagggcagaagcctcgtaagatccacctgtcagtcatggcaatgacacggagaggctGGGAGAAggtgtggtctctccctctctctcagtggtTGGGAGGCGgaccttgggggattgctgggcctataaaataacgTTCCCTCAGATTTGCCCCTATAGGACGTAAAACGAGCCAGCGGAAGCTTTGTGTCCAGACCAAGAAACGGACGGAGAACACCacccacaaataaaacaaaacaagaaaagaaaataaatatagcaGTAGCAGGGGAACCTTGGGACCCCCGAAAGTATATTTTTAAGTTACACAGTTGAGGGAACTGTGGAGTGTACGACGGAGACTCAGGCCGTGTGGGTAGCGATGGTCGGAGAAACGCTgcagtgcagcacctttattttgtagttttgttaatagtgttttgtattctctttttctttgtgccttctgttttgattattatttcgTGCACCTGCGTGTGTACCCAAGGTGATCTGTCAAGGCCttataccattgttggtaataATAGGACAACAGTTCCATCTTGTGGAAATTAATAAATCGTACACCCAAGCGGTGTTCAACACTACAACTTTCTGTCTCCTCTGTCAGTGAATTCACCTCCCTTCCAcacatggcatcaaaagcctataaatacctccaatgtttgttttcaacacacactttcccttgacaaaggcatgttaaacataccgaaatgttgggaagttggctctttgagctaaaacgttatatatattgtaatgaagtGGACACTTGTCTGTAGTGTTTCAGGTTGCAGATCTCACTAGCCCCATCTTCTTGTGAGAAATAAAGCACTCAAACAACTTCTTGTAGTGAAAAATAGGacagtgcctgtatatttatttgtttacaaaccaacataaacaaaacaaaagtcgaACTCCTCTCAGGAGCTCTAACTAAACTTTTATCAAAGTTTTAACTATAACTGGGCAGCTAATCTGTTTACCGGTgtcgtgttattttcaggtacgtggGTAAAAAGTGGTATGCAGTGCATTGCGCTTGCTTGTGCATGCCTAAACAGCTTCCACTAAGAAAGCAGagaagtgcccattcaaatctggtacgttatgctgtcttcggtcttttacatctttttttattgaatttatgagtttatcatatttttccaccattaagaaaatactatgcaaatatttatcatgtgcaatacattgggtcttgtgcatttttttttacttctgcaacttaCACGGACTGCTTTATCTGTTGCAGTTAGTATCAGTACTGTTAACATATCGGCTGCACCTGCAAAGTGTTTTAAACCAAAATGCACGCagtattttgtagttattttttaagTTGAAGTGCAATTCGGCGGTATGGTCCCTAGAGGTCTACGCACCACACTTCAAATGTAACTGTTCCAAAGCGTTCACAGTTGGTTCTACATTGTAAAAACGCTAATGCATTTCTTCATTCTGTATGTGATTATTATGATTAAAATGCTTTGAGGAGTAGAATACAGTGTGATGTATGAACAGTACATGTAGCTATGGTTTCAGCGCCTACAGTATGTACAGGAAATAGTCAGGACAAGTTTACAGGTGTATAAATCATTCTGAACATCCTCACTATTAGAATATGCAGTCAAGTGCAAAGAATATGGTGGTCCCAACTTAAAGTAGACAATCATCCATGTCACATAACTGTGATTTGGATTAGCACTGGGCTGAGTAGCAAGATGCACTGATAGAAGATATTGGTATCTCACATTTAATGAGCGCCAACCaatgttttaaattacattttcctgCTAAGCATTAGCATCATTTTTAAGTAAACAACTCTTGTGCAGTAGGTTACATATCCGGATTGAAGCAAGACCACTGAAGTGAAGCTGACCTCTAGCACAGGAAGGGATTTCTCACCAGGAAGTAGCAGCAATCACTGATTTATATTGTTTTCTCTGAATTTCTAAATATGGATTCTAATGAATATGAATGACTAcatcaaataaaatgtacatgtcGATTTTCGagcttatttaaatgtatttatttgaaataattttaagtATCCAAGTATAAATCTAAAGACAgcaagaggggggggggggagggggggggttctaaattaaattaaattgaattaaattaaacatttgtttCAGTATTTTGCATTGCAATTCATTTTCATCATGTGCAGTTTTTTATGGTTATTTCAGGTAATTCTAACCTTCCACTGATTCACATTTAACATAAACTTTTTAAATTACTTCCCTGTACATACACCAAACGATACCAATTAAAATGATTGACAAACTGCCCATGCTTCTGGATTACAGTACAACATGCTCTTGGCATTACACTCACTGAATTCAACAAAGCTAATTCCCCTGAATCAGTTATCATgtacaaaagcatttaaaaagcaaaaacttTATTTATTGAACAACGTTTAAAAAATCAGGATACTTTTTATCCATTTCAACATGCAATAAGAATATAAAAATAGACTTTGATTAAATTTATATAATATGAATATAGgagtacaaatgtatttttaaaatacaaagataaTTACACTCACATTGTGTACACTGTGTACAGAACAAGAAAATACAACATATTCCAATAATTAGCATTCGCATACACATTTACATCATAAATGCAACTGAATGGTAATTGCAGTTCTCTTTTGTTTTCCGGACTCCCATAAATATGGAAAAACATTAAAAGGTTCAGCTGTCATGTCTAGCTCTGACGGACATCTTGTAAAAGTTTGTTAATTTCGGTAACCAATTCACTGGCATCCATTATTTCATGTTTACTGTCACTCCAGCTCACGTGGAGCTGATTCAGGACGTTGTCAAAATCGTCCTCTTCGTAGTTCTCTGGGATTTCCTCCATGGCTGGCAGCCACTTGGAGGGGGGCTGTGCACTCACGTGATTCACTTGAATCGGCCCCGTACTGCTTCCTGGGTTTTGGAAATTAGTGTTAGCTGCCCAAGCTGCCACCCCTTGGGGGTAAGATAAAGATTTCCCTGGCAAATGTCCCTTTTTGCGCTCTAGGGAGCTCATTCTTTCCACCTCGTTGCACTCTGTGTAAGAATCCAATGACGAAGGCAGTAAGCGCTGGAAGACACTGTTCATTTCTGAAAGGAGAGGGGTGCTGCAAAGGTCTCTTGCCTCCTCGTTGCTGCTATTAGAGTCTTTGCCAAAAGTGGAAAAGCTCTTCTTTCTGTCATTGGAATCTATGGACTGGCTGTCCTCTTCTACTGAAGGCTGCTGGGGGTCCTCCTCAGGTATAAACATGTTACTTCTGTAGTCAGACGAAGCTGGAGAGGGCAATGGTGGCATCCAGCACTGATCTGAGTGCCCGAGTACCCTACATTCATCTGTGCAGAGCTTCatagcttaaaaaaagaaaagaaagtttatGCACTTGTGCTTTTCAAATAAAGATTTCTAATGACAGTATTAACCCTTTTGTGTTTCTTGTCATTTTCAAAGATAAATCCTGTAGAAAAGCTTAATCATTATCAAATCAATGTTTACTCAAAGTTTAACTGTGCTGTACTATTTGGCGAATCTCCATTTTACATTAAGAAAcgttttaaggaaaaggtgtttgaTGTACTGTAGAGTATATTTCCATATGCACCTACCGTGCTTTACTTTTCTGAACAAAAATTTAAATTCAACTCCTGCGAATCTGGCCCCAACTGgtacaagttaaaaaaaagaaacaaataataaagagGCTAATTTACAAATGGTACTTCCATGAAGAGATGTTATTTCAAAACTGGATCATATCTAGTTTCAGTAACTCAACACATGTCTGCCATTAAATCCAATAAAATgattattcagattttttttcattttcattatcaACCACTGATAAACAGCTTCGGTATGGTTTGGAAATTACCTCCTTAGAAAAATGTATcttatcaaaacaaacaaaaaaaaaatccactgtaTTTAGGTTTGAATACTATTTTGTATGCTTTATGTTTTAAGTATGTCACTTGGTAATGGTTGTATAGGAGTTTGACATACCTGGATGAAGTCTGTGATGGCCATCTGTCAGAAAAAGTTCACCGAATCCTTCACCAAGAAGTCTGTCAATTGGAGAGTCTCTGCCTAGATCATAATCACTGTCCCCAGCCTCACTGTCTCCCCGACCACTGTCCTTAAGACTGAACTTGTCCATGTCTTGAAGGGCATATCTGTAAAAACACAGATATGAAATATGTTTGTGTTAATCTTATGTTGGCTATAAAACtaatttcaaaagaaaacaagcacaccattatacattttttgttgatTTACGGTGTAAGGTCTCTGATTATTAGTCAAAAGATGTTAACTTCATATTCCCAGCAATGGAGGTAACATCTTCTGCCTGGCCAAAATGTATCACATAAAAAAGCAAGCAGATGTTCGGGCAAAGTTAAATGTATCTTACCTGTAGCTTCTTGAATATTTATTCCCACGGAAACTTGGTCTTGGCTGGTACTGGCCCTGATGAAGCATGGACAGAAGCTGTGAGACTTGctatatcaaaaataaataacattaaataataaataaacacataaacaaacaaatactaacttaAACAGCATGTTTAAGACTTAACTggctaaggctgggaccaaatcaaaactttgacaacccgctaatcacacttaacaaaactgtatttaaaagcgttttctttttttgtaagtatcttatttcttctactcatgaaaagaaaacgctattaaatacagtttacagtgcgattagcgggttgtcaaagttttgactTGGTCCCGGCCTAGGTTTGGCTGGTTCTACAGACCTCTATCAGCACTACTTTAGGTAgtacaagattagtgctaatcagagtctgtgaacTTGTAAGAACTTGTATTGTTCTTGactgcaaaaaataaacacagtattttattactgcctatTATGAACAATTCATATAAATGGCAATAAAATGTgaaattaaaatcaaataaacaatacaatagacattttaattatatatatatatatatatatatatatatatatatatatatatatatatatatatatatatatatacagtatatgagttGAGTTTCACACAAAAAATGCattgcattgttttttgtttcttaccTCAACTGGTTGAGTGGTGTGTGCAAGTTCCAGTGAGAAATTCTCCGGTATGTGATTGGATGAGATGGTCACCAAGCTGTTCAGTGATTGGCGGCTGTGATGGCTCTGCCTGCTGCTCATCTGGCCTCTCTCCATGGTTGGTGACGATGAGGGTGACCTGTGATGAGATCTTATGGGCAGCGTGCCATTAACAGTTGGCACTAGAGTGATGTCTCCTTTGTGTATCTGCCTTGATGGTTTCTTGGGATGATTTTGATAAGTGGATTCAGCCACCCTGCAGTTATATGATCTTGTATCTTTCTTTTCTCGGTTGCATCTGGTAGCAAAAATCACCATTATGACTAAGAGGACTGCACAAATGGCTCCTAAAGAAATAATGATAATCATAGAGACATCAAGAGCAGGCTGGCTGCTGGCTGTTGGTGTGGGCTGGAAAAGAATATCCAGGCTTTCATACAAAATACACTTAAAGGTTGCTTTGGCATTAAGCTGTGGGCTTCCCTTATCTTGAACCACTACCACAATTTCAATTTCTTGGTGGGGAAAGTCTTCCATAGTAACATTGGTATAGATCTCACACTTCTTTGGGTCCATGGTGAAGATGTTATCTTCATTGCCAGATACAATAAAGCAACTCAGTTCAGAATTAATACCAGAATCCCTGTCAGTGGCCCTAATGGCTGTGACTAGGTATCCAAGCTCAGCATATTTAGGGATGGAGATTTCAGAAGTATGGTTGTGCAGTGCTGGCACGACAATAACTGGTGCATTATCATTTTCATCTATAACTGTGAGGACCACTGTGGTGTTGCTACTAAGCTGGTAGCTACCACCATCCCTTGCTTGAACAACAAAAGCAATTCTGTTGATGTCTTCATGATCAAATGTTCTGAGAGCGTAAATGGCCCCATTGGAAGGGTCAATGGTTACATAGGTGGTAATGGAGCTCCCTAAAATAAAGCTTTCCAAAATTGTGTAGGTAACATGTCCATTTTCTCCAAGATCGGGGTCACTGGCCATCACTGAAGTGATATAGGCTCCGGGGTAATTGTTTTCAGACATGAAGATCTCATACCTGTTTTTCTGAAAACGTGGTGGATTGTCGTTTTCATCCAGCACCTGAACTGTGAAGTGTTTAATTGTAGAGAGACTGGGGATCCCTTTGTCTTCTGCAATAACAGTGAGACTGTATTCAGATCTCTTTTCTCTGTCTAATGTAGCATTGGTCAGGATCATGTAATTGTTTTCATAGGTCTTTTGAAGTTTAAAGTGACCATGCCCATGTAGCTTACAGACAACTTCTCCATTCAAACCAAAGTCCCTGTCTTGAACCCTTACCAAAGCCACAAAAGTGTCTTTTGCTGCCCCTTCAGAAATATAGGCCACTTCCTCCTTCCCCTGAGTCATTAAGTTGATGCTGATTTCAGGTTTGTTATCATTGACATCTACAACTTTTATGATAATCTTGCAGTGAGCTGGGATAGAATTAGGTCCCAAGTCTTGAGCCTGGACATCAATCTCATAGGACTTGGTGACTTCAAAGTTGAGTGGCTTAAGAAGAATAAGGTGGCCATTTTCTGGGTTCATCTTAAATGTCTCCAGGATTTTAGGAGACACATGGCTACTGAAAGAATATGCTACTTTCCCATTAGCGCCCTCATCTGGATCTGTGGCATTGAGGTCTAGCAGCAAAGACCCCACAGGTGAGTTTTCTTGTAAATGGATAACATATGATTGTTCTTCGAAAACAGGACTGTTATCATTTGAATCAGAAATACTAATTTTAAGAAGAGTTGAGCCAGATCTGGGAGGTACACCAGTGTCAGAGGCCAATAGCTGGAGCTCATAGCTTGACTGGATCTCTCTGTCCAGTTCTCTAACCACAATAAGTTCTGCATACTTAGCCCCATCAGTCCTAGTTCGCACTTCAATATCAAAATGCTCATTTTGAGACAAGGAGTAAGTGTGAAGGGAATTTTCAGCAACATCTGGGTCAGTAGCGCTGTCCAAGTGGATCCGTGTTCCTACAGCGGCACTTTCTGAGATCTCAATAGGAATAACTGACCTGGAGAACTGGGGGGAATTGTCATTAATGTCCAGAACTTCCACTTCAACGTGGAACAGCTGCAAGTGCTCCGTTGGTAGTGTAATCACGTCAAATTCGATTGTACAATTGAGGTTTTTCTGGCAGAGCAGTTCACGGTCAATTTTCTCCCCAATGCTGATCTCCCCGTCTTCCTCCCGAACCAAGAGCAAAGGGGTGCTCCCTCTCTGCATTGCTCGGAAACGGACCGAAAGGGGGCTAGGTAGTTTAGATAACACTTCAACCACATCTTCCCTTAATCGAGCAATCACAGTCCCCACTCTCTGTTCCtcatataatttatattttaaagtctTACCTGCAGCATCCTGGGTTAACAGCATAACCACCAGTAGTGCattcagaaaaaataaacacaaatataagtTTCCTTTGTTGCTGCACATTCTTGATTCTGCTTCCAACAGGCTTGTTATAAATATTTCCTGGAAAATGCCTAAACAAGTTGCTTAAGTCTAGCACATATTAAATCCTTCAAGTTTGTGAAGTTCCCTGTTTGTTGAATCAGCTTCACAGAACTCCCAGCACTGCAAAAGTCACGTTTTCACTATTTTCTCTTTAAAGTAATTAAACAagataggtaaaaaaaaaaaaaaaaaaaaaaaaacaacaacagaaaactTATCCAGTTGAAGACTCGTATCAATTGAAAAGCATCTTAACTCGAGTTAGAACTATTGATCACGCAGCCCGGTGTGTTGCAAAGTCTAATTTACAAAGCATCTGTCTGTAGCAGGATTACGGTTTCTGTTGGCGCTGTGAGAACTCTTGTCTTCTGTGATGCCTGTCTGCAGACTGACTGTCCCAGATCTCCCGCCCCTGCCTAAAAAATCTGCTGCTTTTCTTCAATGCAGACAAAACGCTTCCCAGCTCGAGTGCTGCCCCTCTAGCCTCAGAGTGACCATTCAAAACCGTGCAGCTATTGATTTACAAAGGAGCAGAGGAGAAAACCCCGCCTTTCTGCATTCAATTTCTCAGAGTGTGCCTTAACAAAAGCTGAGACAAATTACTCAAGACCAACTTTTATTTTAGACCCGTtgccgtttttttttaaatgacgtcTTCTGAAAACAGAAGTTTACTCTTAACTGATACTGTAAAACATATACGAAGAAACGCGTTTAAAGTAGCTAATGCAATTTAACTGAATTGTGACTCAATTTAGTTATAATATGTAACAGTTATTACAGAAACTCTGCTATTTATAGAAGACGAAAATGTTTTCaaagactgttgcattttataaATGTTCCAACTTTAACAATATATGTGTAACGTCTGTAGGTTCAATGCAGTGTATTTTATCTCTATAGTCATTATGATCGTTATTTTATTCCTGGACATAACCCAGGTTTGCATGTTTGGCAGTAGTGCATGAAATTAATTTGTTAACTTTTCATAAGTTTGTATTTGTTCTTTTTCTAAAATTAGCAGCATTTCTTTCTGTGCAAATTAGGCTATCCTACAAGCACTGAGAACATTACTTATATGTTTTCTAGTTGacaatttacatatttttacataacATTAATAGCTAATAAAAAATGTCGTTTTtaaagaatgtctttatgaaaggGACAATATAGTCCTTAAGTTTGTGGAGGTTGCTAACTTAAAATAGATTTCTGCTATATCCAATCACCCGTTTCATTTCCAGCTTTCACTTTCTCACTTTATCTCGCTTATGCAAGAGGAACCACTGAGAATTCAATAAGAATTCCACTGTAAAAAAACGAAAAATCTCTGCGTGAACTCTTCTTTTTCTTCAGACATTAGTATGCGTTTTATATGCCATTGTCTCTTCAATCTGAATCCAGCCATGTGTCTAATCGCAGTGAAAAGAATCCCGTCTAATGAATGTATTTAGTACTGGGTCACGCCGATGAACATTCTGTCCCCATGAATAATACTGTTTTACAGCGTTGGGTCCTTTCAGATTTCTGATCCCTGAATCAACATCATATAtgcaagtttaaaaaacaaacacgaaCAACGGAGGCTTTAGAAACCCGTGGCCATCTGGCGCGAGTCTCCAACAATCCAACCCAATAATTACATCAATTCAGCTTTGCGCAGCCCCCTGAAAACACCAAGAGGGAATTAGTGCCCATTGAGAGAGTGATTCAGAGATAATCTAAATCCATTAGTTCACGCTCTGTTTCAAAGTCTTGATAAATCTTCCCACAACACTTTTTGTAAACTTCAACAGCAACTTCTATTCAGCTCATAATtgaaataaatggtttattttaacCCACGTTTAATGTCATAACCTGACATTAACAGGATTTATTTTCAATGATAGGAAATAAGATGGTCAGAAACAGCAACCCTCCGTCTGCATGCCCTGGCAGTGCGATTATGTCTGTCATTCctttatacataaataaagtagttTTAAACCATCATGGAGACTGACGGTTTCTATTACTGAATAAAACACTTTCAACCCATTATCCGTGAGAAATAGGACATATATTTGGTGTAGAGGTTATTAACTGAATCTGTATTGGCTATTTCCCATTCTAACTGagaaaataatgtaaactaaatGTTTTGCGCTTAAGGGTTGGGGATTTCTAAAAATCAATATCTTTCTAAGAgctgttgtgaaaaaaataaaactggggaACAACTGTGAATGCTTACTCGACCCCATTGCCACCTTTGACACGGCAGACTTGGG from Acipenser ruthenus chromosome 2, fAciRut3.2 maternal haplotype, whole genome shotgun sequence includes the following:
- the LOC117965035 gene encoding protocadherin-18-like isoform X1 — encoded protein: MCSNKGNLYLCLFFLNALLVVMLLTQDAAGKTLKYKLYEEQRVGTVIARLREDVVEVLSKLPSPLSVRFRAMQRGSTPLLLVREEDGEISIGEKIDRELLCQKNLNCTIEFDVITLPTEHLQLFHVEVEVLDINDNSPQFSRSVIPIEISESAAVGTRIHLDSATDPDVAENSLHTYSLSQNEHFDIEVRTRTDGAKYAELIVVRELDREIQSSYELQLLASDTGVPPRSGSTLLKISISDSNDNSPVFEEQSYVIHLQENSPVGSLLLDLNATDPDEGANGKVAYSFSSHVSPKILETFKMNPENGHLILLKPLNFEVTKSYEIDVQAQDLGPNSIPAHCKIIIKVVDVNDNKPEISINLMTQGKEEVAYISEGAAKDTFVALVRVQDRDFGLNGEVVCKLHGHGHFKLQKTYENNYMILTNATLDREKRSEYSLTVIAEDKGIPSLSTIKHFTVQVLDENDNPPRFQKNRYEIFMSENNYPGAYITSVMASDPDLGENGHVTYTILESFILGSSITTYVTIDPSNGAIYALRTFDHEDINRIAFVVQARDGGSYQLSSNTTVVLTVIDENDNAPVIVVPALHNHTSEISIPKYAELGYLVTAIRATDRDSGINSELSCFIVSGNEDNIFTMDPKKCEIYTNVTMEDFPHQEIEIVVVVQDKGSPQLNAKATFKCILYESLDILFQPTPTASSQPALDVSMIIIISLGAICAVLLVIMVIFATRCNREKKDTRSYNCRVAESTYQNHPKKPSRQIHKGDITLVPTVNGTLPIRSHHRSPSSSPTMERGQMSSRQSHHSRQSLNSLVTISSNHIPENFSLELAHTTQPVEQVSQLLSMLHQGQYQPRPSFRGNKYSRSYRYALQDMDKFSLKDSGRGDSEAGDSDYDLGRDSPIDRLLGEGFGELFLTDGHHRLHPAMKLCTDECRVLGHSDQCWMPPLPSPASSDYRSNMFIPEEDPQQPSVEEDSQSIDSNDRKKSFSTFGKDSNSSNEEARDLCSTPLLSEMNSVFQRLLPSSLDSYTECNEVERMSSLERKKGHLPGKSLSYPQGVAAWAANTNFQNPGSSTGPIQVNHVSAQPPSKWLPAMEEIPENYEEDDFDNVLNQLHVSWSDSKHEIMDASELVTEINKLLQDVRQS
- the LOC117965035 gene encoding protocadherin-18-like isoform X2, whose translation is MCSNKGNLYLCLFFLNALLVVMLLTQDAAGKTLKYKLYEEQRVGTVIARLREDVVEVLSKLPSPLSVRFRAMQRGSTPLLLVREEDGEISIGEKIDRELLCQKNLNCTIEFDVITLPTEHLQLFHVEVEVLDINDNSPQFSRSVIPIEISESAAVGTRIHLDSATDPDVAENSLHTYSLSQNEHFDIEVRTRTDGAKYAELIVVRELDREIQSSYELQLLASDTGVPPRSGSTLLKISISDSNDNSPVFEEQSYVIHLQENSPVGSLLLDLNATDPDEGANGKVAYSFSSHVSPKILETFKMNPENGHLILLKPLNFEVTKSYEIDVQAQDLGPNSIPAHCKIIIKVVDVNDNKPEISINLMTQGKEEVAYISEGAAKDTFVALVRVQDRDFGLNGEVVCKLHGHGHFKLQKTYENNYMILTNATLDREKRSEYSLTVIAEDKGIPSLSTIKHFTVQVLDENDNPPRFQKNRYEIFMSENNYPGAYITSVMASDPDLGENGHVTYTILESFILGSSITTYVTIDPSNGAIYALRTFDHEDINRIAFVVQARDGGSYQLSSNTTVVLTVIDENDNAPVIVVPALHNHTSEISIPKYAELGYLVTAIRATDRDSGINSELSCFIVSGNEDNIFTMDPKKCEIYTNVTMEDFPHQEIEIVVVVQDKGSPQLNAKATFKCILYESLDILFQPTPTASSQPALDVSMIIIISLGAICAVLLVIMVIFATRCNREKKDTRSYNCRVAESTYQNHPKKPSRQIHKGDITLVPTVNGTLPIRSHHRSPSSSPTMERGQMSSRQSHHSRQSLNSLVTISSNHIPENFSLELAHTTQPVEGQYQPRPSFRGNKYSRSYRYALQDMDKFSLKDSGRGDSEAGDSDYDLGRDSPIDRLLGEGFGELFLTDGHHRLHPAMKLCTDECRVLGHSDQCWMPPLPSPASSDYRSNMFIPEEDPQQPSVEEDSQSIDSNDRKKSFSTFGKDSNSSNEEARDLCSTPLLSEMNSVFQRLLPSSLDSYTECNEVERMSSLERKKGHLPGKSLSYPQGVAAWAANTNFQNPGSSTGPIQVNHVSAQPPSKWLPAMEEIPENYEEDDFDNVLNQLHVSWSDSKHEIMDASELVTEINKLLQDVRQS